In the genome of Raphanus sativus cultivar WK10039 chromosome 9, ASM80110v3, whole genome shotgun sequence, the window GTATTATCGGTGTCTCTATGCGGCTTCACTTAGGGTATTATCCGTGTCTCTTAAGCTGCacgtttttttgtatttttacctAATGTTGTGGGATCTAATGGAGTATTCGATCTAATGTTGTTTTCGGCATCAGTGTCGTAGTTGTAGTTGTAGCCGGTATTATGATGTACAAGTAACTATGTATTATCCCCATAAACGCTCATCTCCATCTTGGACCCCTACATTAATAAACAAAGTACAAGGATAACCGTCGGTGTGCCAGATTTAAGGTGAATAATTGtcaacataaatataaaatccaTCAGGGTAATTAACGATAACAGACCTAgccaaaaacaacaaaacaaccATAGTGAGTTCAACAGAAAACAACAATGACAATGTGCTAAACTGAGCAACACTCCCCCTGAATGAGTGATTAACCAGCTGAATAAAGATGTCTTCAAATACCCATATATATCACCCAAACAACAATGTCGCAACTTTGCACGTTGATCGGTTATGTCCGTCTTTGTTGCATTTGGAACACACGTACCCCCTTTTGTCCTTCATTGTTGATTTACGTCCGATTATGTCCGTCTTTCGCTGGGAAATCCTTGCCTTATTTGGTTTTGTGTTTGAACCCTTTGTTTTTTTACAACCCTGAGTTGGCTTCTTCGATCCTAGGCTACTCTGGAAAAGTCATTTTCTCACCGTGGTTGATAGAGTAGTCGGTGTTGTAATCTTTCCCGagtgttttggtttctttctcGATGACGGATTAGTTGATGGCGTCCTCCGCGGTGGATTAgtttgcttctcttttaatggcGTACTGGGAGCTAGACTACGACAACGTTTCTTTGTTGATGTTTTCCGTGAAGTCTGATTGCCTTCCTTTCTCGCCGGAGGTGGATTGCTAGTACTCAATGGTTGGTTCCTCTTTTTCAAAAGTTGACGCTTGAATTTCTTGGCTTTTTCAATTGCAGATAAATATCTCTTCATCTTAGGTCTACCACGTTGTTTGCCAATTTCGGGTGGCAGACACACTTGACTAAGTACGTCAGCTGGTGGGATCAAATCTTCATATGTAGGGTTACTAGGTTCTGCGTACGGTGCAACCAAGTAGCCCTTTGTGTAAACAGGATCCACCAGGTTTGCTTCAGCAATTTTCCGAGATTGAGCCACTTTAATTGCGTGCTCACAGGGTATCTTATCGAGATCATATTGCCTACAAGTACAACTCCTCTGCAAAAAAAGTAAGTCTATGAATCAAAACTGAGACAAACGAGAACATGGCAGAAGTGAAAGTCTTTCTTCTCATACCTTTTCTATATCAACCATACAATTNNNNNNNNNNNNNNNNNNNNNNNNNNNNNNNNNNNNNNNNNNNNNNNNNNNNNNNNNNNNNNNNNNNNNNNNNNNNNNNNNNNNNNNNNNNNNNNNNNNNTAAAACTCCACCAGTAACACACGAACGGTTTGCATCAATGTATTGAACAGCTAATGTACCCATGTTGGTGTGTCTCATATGCAGTGCGAGTTCAACTTCATCTGTGAAGTTTGTTTTCAACGAGACAGCTTTCTCTCGCCTTTCCGCAAACCATCTTGAAAGCAGCTTTCTAATTGAATCCACAAAATATGCAATAGGAAACGCTCTTTCCTCCTTAAGCACGCCATTAATGCATTCTGCAAAATTGCTTGTCATTATATCATATCTGTCTCCTGGAAAATGTGAACGAGTCCACATTTTAATATCCGCAGTTGACAAATATCGGTGTAAATTGCTGTCTTGCCGTCGAATGACTTCAAACATAGCGTTAAAATCCGCCTGTCGATATAACCAAGCTGCATTTTTCGCCAAAGCTACCATTGGGGTCTTTTTGCGACATGTGATCATGTTTTGTCCAATGTGATATAGACATATGCCCCTATGAGCTTCCGGAAAAACATTTGTAAGAGCCTTGGCTATATTGCTGGGCATCGGTCAGAGACGAAAGCCAAATTTTGACCATCACCCACCACACGACGCAGCTGAGTAAAAAACCATTCCCATGCAGCTGCATCCTCTCCATTAACAATCCCAAAAGCTATAGGATATATACCCCTATCTATATCTTGACATGCAGccactaacataacacctctgAACTTACCACTTAGATGTGCTCCATCTATTACAATAATCCTCCTCATGAACGGAATGCCTTTGATACATGCGCTAAAAGCAATGAACAAATACTTAAACCTGTTTTCCGTATCAAGTTCAAGCTCTGTTATTGTACCTGGATTGGCCTCCTTTATTCTGTATAGATACGTCGGCAAGTCCTGATAGCCACTGGCATGAGTGCCTCTAACCATTTCCCGTGCATATGTCAATGCGCCATGAGCCTTCGTATAACCGATTTCGATTTCATAAACTGCCCTCATACAGTCCATTATATGTTTAGGTCGGATTCCTCTAAGATCACTACCACCACTAAATCCCTCAACATACATCTCGCCAATACATTTCGCATTTGCCTGTCTGTTACGAGAATACCTAACGGCCGCAGAGCATGTATGAAAATCAGTGTATTTACGAACGAGGAATTCTGGAGATGATATCGACATAGCAGAAGCACGTATCTTCCAGGAACATCCAGGAACAAAGCACTTTGCGTAAAATAAACGCTTCCATGACTTTTTGATGATGAAATCAAACCTATCGATCACTGAAATCTTGCGTAGTTTCATTATTAGTTCCTTCTTGCCACTGAATACGTCACCACTCTTAATGGTTTCACTCTTCCGCAGCTGTGATGGCTTCATTGTCTCAAGTGATggctgttgggcccgaatatggcccggtagctgattaccaaataataaaagatgataACGGGCTGCGACAGGCCCATCACAAATTCGATGCCTGAAAAggagctaagctggagccggaggctgaaagctaaggactCTAACCaaagaggtcacgacgaagaggaagctcgcGTCATAACAAGATGAAGCCtaggacccggtcaaggggaagctgttgcataTTCCACAATAAGCGGAGgagatctcggagatcagttgaagacaacctaaagaagcccaaggctatttaaagaaaatgTCGAGGATTAAAGAGGGGATCCAACTTTTATTCACTTTTACGATCATTTACGTAATCTCCAATtcattttgttatctttgtaatcatcaagagaaacatcttttgtaaccattcttttaccacattatcaatacaaatccaattcattctacaagtcattacgggattcagcccacgttatctttccctaacattttctaaacactaaacctgatctaaaatctaggtgtgagtttaacccctcacaattggcgccgtctgtggggaagaaacaatcgaatcccttactctaacttgaggatgaatcctaccgatcagacaacaaatccgtctgaccttaacctcccgattcagagcgctggctcaccgaacgacggaggctctagtctcgtaatcacagagcctcgacgtggcgaccaccgatctgggcaacagcttccggctggcgctcgaacgagccaaactacaaccggggttactaacccgagatcatcaagtggaaCCACCTTCGGGCTCCcgatcaccgagaatcctcagcagcaagccattccgaatcaaacggaggctcaactctctgagattcgccagatgatgatgcagttagtagacaaagctcaggaaagtgagcgtacgatgcatcagctgactgttcgtcagcaacgattcgaagagataactagatctctaaacgcaacaacccaaccaccgcaacgtcaaacTCTGGGGGTCACTTTCCATGATCGATTAACtgatccctcattcccccgaggacgtttaaacttttcccctgatagcactgttccggaaggacgcggatctgctttccagacacctcatactgggacagctcccgtgtttaatccacctaacaccagtgctatgggaagtaacatagcgaCAACCAGTTCCACACCCAGTCAGGTTACTGACAGGagcactcgcttacctcctccgccgcctgatcttaggtccggagcaggaatatcctttccatctgggggcagagcgtcagattcggtttatcaaaccagaagctcgatcccgaatggggatggttatcaaaggatagattccgataacccaagagctggtgagcgacttagcccatcaaccgcatgggaggatgagccaactcgattccgtcaggaacctgcccgtcgggtacctgcTAACGACCCAAACGTCCTTCCCTTAgagggacctgaagctatccgtcgatatatggaacgaactcacgcagctctccaaaaattgggagctcaagtccataaagctacgagctcagctcccgaaatcgatagcttgatcgaggaaacccgtggaactctattcactgacagaattgccagctctcacataagagatacccgaaaaatcagaattcccgagtatgatgggacctctgacccgaaggcctatttgagagctttccgattggcaatcgttaaagcccatttcacacaggaagaatgtgaagcaggttactgcaggacattcgccgaaaatttggtcggaacagcccttgagtggttctccggtctcgagccagcctcgatagacagtttcgatcaattaactaacgccttcatgaagcagtactcaacccatatcctgaagcaagcctctgaggccgacctttggaaggtcagacaaggaatgggggactcactacgagtctacatcgagaaattcagggcaataagaactaagctctcgaatcctaacgacctagtcgccatcgaggctcttaggagaggtctgatctataaatcgaaattctggtcagagctaacactcaatactcctccaactatcgatgacgctcttcataaagccaccagatatATTActctggaggaggagacagctgcactggataaactccacaagaaacctcagaatcactcgaaaggtgaatcctctgaggctaagggacctcataaaaagggtaacccccgaaataatcagactcagggagaacattcctacgcaatcgaggaagacaaggaagaaaaacctgtcgcagcagcaaacaaaactccctggtcaaaaggttttgataaaagcaaacgttgctcttatcacgatcgcgaaggacactcaactgaggaatgttgggacctccaacgacagctggcagctaaattcgcagctggagaaataaagggcgtggaccttaaaaagccaccaccttatcagaaaagaggttccagagaTACCTCCCCcaaacgcgagaggtcacctgagaaagagaccgattcgccacctccagc includes:
- the LOC108831643 gene encoding uncharacterized protein LOC108831643, coding for MKPSQLRKSETIKSGDVFSGKKELIMKLRKISVIDRFDFIIKKSWKRLFYAKCFVPGCSWKIRASAMSISSPEFLVRKYTDFHTCSAAVRYSRNRQANAKCIGEMYVEGFSGGSDLRGIRPKHIMDCMRAVYEIEIGYTKAHGALTYAREMVRGTHASGYQDLPTYLYRIKEANPGTITELELDTENRFKYLFIAFSACIKGIPFMRRIIVIDGAHLSGKFRGVMLVAACQDIDRGIYPIAFGIVNGEDAAAWEWFFTQLRRVVGDGQNLAFVSDRCPAI